The following coding sequences lie in one Babylonia areolata isolate BAREFJ2019XMU chromosome 7, ASM4173473v1, whole genome shotgun sequence genomic window:
- the LOC143283660 gene encoding uncharacterized protein LOC143283660, translated as MLTKFAPVARTLGTAARLQVVRCMGGHAPAHWKTDKQIAMEENAHMNNMPVPQGSWQENYNRRNSKWNVQLAISSVVLIATIYIMDQCEIFYLHSHPKIKK; from the exons ATGTTGACTAAGTTCGCTCCAGTTGCAAGGACTCTTGGCACCGCTGCCA GGCTGCAGGTGGTGCGCTGTATGGGTGGCCATGCTCCAGCACACTGGAAGACTGACAAGCAGATTGCTATGGAGGAAAACGCTCACATGAACAACATGCCTGTGCCACAGGGATCCTGGCAGGAGAACTACAACCGCCGCAATTCTAAGTGGAATGTACAGCTTGCCATTTCTTCTGTGGTCCTGATAGCCACAATTTACATT ATGGACCAGTGTGAAATCTTCTACCTGCACAGTCATCCAAAGATCAAGAAGTAA